A DNA window from Camelina sativa cultivar DH55 chromosome 17, Cs, whole genome shotgun sequence contains the following coding sequences:
- the LOC104758923 gene encoding serine/threonine-protein kinase CDL1-like → MVQVDLLSRLQCPYLVELLGYCADQNHRILIFEYMPNGTLEHHLHDHSCKNLKDQSQPLDWGTRLRIALDCARALEFLHENTVFTVIHRSFKCTNILLDQNNRAKVSDFGLAKTGSDKLNGEISTRVLGTTGYLAPEYASTGKLTTKSDVYSYGIVLLELLTGRTPIDSKRPRGQDVLVSWALPRLTNREKISEMVDPTMKGQYSQKDLIQVAAIAAVCVQPEASYRPLMTDVVHSLIPLVKAFNKSSDSSRFPSRRESLSFDDIMP, encoded by the exons ATGGTGCAGGTGGATCTTCTTAGTCGATTACAATGCCCATATTTGGTGGAGTTACTTGGATATTGTGCCGATCAAAACCATAGGATCctaatatttgaatatatgCCTAATGGTACATTGGAGCATCATCTCCACGATCACAGTTGTAAGAATCTAAAGGATCAATCTCAACCTTTAGATTGGGGAACCCGGCTTAGGATCGCTCTTGATTGTGCCAGAGCTCTAGAGTTTCTACACGAAAATACAGTCTTTACGGTGATCCACCGGAGCTTCAAGTGTACCAACATTTTATTGGATCAAAATAATCGAGCTAAAGTTTCGGATTTTGGATTGGCAAAAACTGGATCTGATAAACTAAATGGTGAGATTTCAACAAGAGTGCTTGGTACCACGGGATATCTTGCTCCAGA GTACGCCTCTACTGGAAAGCTTACTACAAAATCAGATGTTTATAGTTATGGTATTGTGTTACTAGAGCTCTTAACGGGTCGTACACCGATCGATTCAAAGCGTCCGCGAGGACAAGATGTCCTTGTCTCATGG GCTCTTCCAAGGCTAACCAATAGAGAGAAAATTAGTGAAATGGTGGATCCAACCATGAAAGGTCAATACTCACAAAAAGATCTTATTCAG gTAGCAGCCATAGCAGCAGTGTGTGTGCAACCAGAAGCAAGTTACAGACCGTTGATGACGGACGTTGTTCACTCGCTCATTCCCCTTGTTAAAGCTTTCAACAAAAGTTCTGATTCTTCTCGGTTTCCTAGCCGTCGAGAAAGCTTGTCATTTGATGATATTATGCCATGA